The stretch of DNA ACCTGTGCTTCGAAAATGTTGGAGAACTTCGTAGCTCCCTTCGATGCTACGGTAGTGAGACGTATCGAGATGGAAGATGGGATTCTGCTTGGTAAACTGAATATGGATGAGTTCGCCATGGGATCCACGACTCGGTATTCCGCTTTTCAGAATACCAACAATCCTTGGGATCTGGAGCGTGTCCCTGGCGGATCTTCTGGAGGATCTGCGGCCGCGGTCTCGGCAAGGTTCTGTCCAATAGCTTTGGGATCCGATACGGGGGGATCGATTCGTCAGCCAGCATCTTTTTGTGGAGTAGTTGGGTTCAAACCTTCATATGGAGCGGTTTCTCGTTATGGATTGGTTGCCTTCGGCTCTTCTTTGGATCAAATTGGGCCATTGACGACCGTGGTCGAAGATGTCGCTTTAGCCATGGATGCTTTTGCTGGACGTGACATTAAAGATGCAACGACGCGAGATTTTTTCCGAGGGACCTTTTCTCAAGCTCTATCCTTAGAGGTGCCGAAGTTAATTGGAATTCCCAGAGGATTTTTAGATGGTCTTCAAGAGGACTGCAAAGAGAACTTTTTTGAAGCTCTTTCTGTGATGGAGCGGCAAGGTAGTCGGATTATTGATGTAGACCTAAGTGTTTTGCAACATGCGGTTCCTGTGTATTATATTATTGCTTCTGCAGAAGCTGCTACAAATTTGGCACGCTTTGATGGAGTTCGGTATGGACATCGTTGTGCACAAGCCGACAATATGCAAGAGATGTATGCACGCTCTCGCAAGGAAGGTTTTGGAAAGGAAGTCATTCGGAGAATTCTGTTGGGGAATTATGTGCTTTCTGCAGAAAGACAAAATATTTTTTACAAAAAAGGAACAGCTGTCCGAGCTACTTTAATAGAGGCCTTTCAAGCAGCTTTTGAGCAGTGCGATGTGATTGCCATGCCGGTATGTGTTTCCCCCGCTATTAAGGACTCAGATGTTCTTGATCCTGTTTCTCTGTATCTACAAGATATTTATACTGTAGCAGTGAACCTGGCCTATTTACCAGCTATATCAGTTCCTTCGGGACTTTCGAAAGAAGGGCTTCCTTTGGGAGTGCAATTTATCGGGAAAAGAGGGGCAGACCAGCAAATTTGCCAAGTAGGGTACAGTTTCCAGGAGCACTCACAAATCAAACAATTGTATCCTAAAGCTGTGAATGGACTTTTTGACGGAGGAATAGAGTAAATATGGGTATAGCACATACTGAGTGGGAGTCTGTGATCGGTCTGGAAGTTCACGTTGAACTGAATACTGCATCAAAATTGTTTAGTCCTGCACGCAATCACTTTGGGGATGAGCCTAATACGAATATTTCTACCGTATGCACGGGGATGCCAGGAGCTTTACCGGTTTTGAATAAAGATGCCGTGCGTAAAGCTGTTTTATTTGGGTGCGCTGTTGAGGGAGACGTTGCTCTGTTCAGTCGATTCGATAGAAAGTCTTATTTTTATCCCGACAGCCCAAGAAATTTTCAAATCACCCAGTACGAACATCCAATTGTAAGAGGAGGATGTATACGTGCTATAGTTGAAGGTGAAGAGAAAACTTTTGAACTTGCTCAGACGCATCTAGAAGATG from Chlamydia suis encodes:
- the gatA gene encoding Asp-tRNA(Asn)/Glu-tRNA(Gln) amidotransferase subunit GatA, with protein sequence MYRKSALELRDAVVNREISATAVTEYFYHRIENHDEQIGAFLSLCKERALLRASRIDDKLAKGDPVGMLAGIPIGVKDNIHITGVKTTCASKMLENFVAPFDATVVRRIEMEDGILLGKLNMDEFAMGSTTRYSAFQNTNNPWDLERVPGGSSGGSAAAVSARFCPIALGSDTGGSIRQPASFCGVVGFKPSYGAVSRYGLVAFGSSLDQIGPLTTVVEDVALAMDAFAGRDIKDATTRDFFRGTFSQALSLEVPKLIGIPRGFLDGLQEDCKENFFEALSVMERQGSRIIDVDLSVLQHAVPVYYIIASAEAATNLARFDGVRYGHRCAQADNMQEMYARSRKEGFGKEVIRRILLGNYVLSAERQNIFYKKGTAVRATLIEAFQAAFEQCDVIAMPVCVSPAIKDSDVLDPVSLYLQDIYTVAVNLAYLPAISVPSGLSKEGLPLGVQFIGKRGADQQICQVGYSFQEHSQIKQLYPKAVNGLFDGGIE